Within the Streptomyces vilmorinianum genome, the region GGCAATATTTTCGGGGCAAACAGGGCAATGGTTCACCGGTTCCGGTGATAAGTGGGTGCAGCGCCGCTTGTCGTTTCATCTCCCCGGTGGCCGTGGTGCGACGTTGGCGCCGCTCGCACGCCGTACGGAACCGAGGAGAGGTGGGCGGATGACTGCCGCCGGGAGAAGGAACACCGTCCGCAGGAGGACACTTGCCGCCGGCGCCCTCGCCGTCGCCCTGGCCACCGGCCTCGCCGGCTGCTCGGGCTCCGAAGGGGCGGCCCCGGCGCCGGGTGCCCCGGCGGCGAAGAAGGGCCCGGCCGCGGCTCCGCAGAGCGCGGTACGCCTCATCGGCGACGGCTCCACCGCCTTCACGGGCGCCCAGCCCCACCAGCCCGTCTGGCAGCGCCTGAAGCCGGGTGAGCAGCCCCCGCAGTTCGTGGTGTTCTCCTGGGACGGCGCCGGCGAGGACAGCCAGAAGCTCTTCTCCCACTTCCGCAAGGTGGGCAAGACGTACGGCGCGACGATGACGTACTTCCTCAGCGGCGTGTACCTGCTGCCCGAGGACAAGCGGAAGCTCTACAACCCGCCGCAACACGCCCCAGGCCGCTCGGACATCGGCTTCAACGACGTCCAGGGCATCCGCGACACCGTCCGCGAGCTGCGCGGCGCCTGGCAGGAGGGCAACGAGGTCGGCACGCACTTCAACGGGCACTTCTGCGGCAAGGACGGCGGCGTCGGCACCTGGTCGGTCGAGGAGTGGAAGAGCGAGATCAGCCAGGCCAAGTCCTTCGTGAAGAACTGGAAGACGAACTCCGGCCTCACCGCGGAGCAGCCGCTTCCGTTCGACTACGACAAGGAGTTGATCGGCGCCCGCACCCCGTGCCTGGAGGGACGCAAGAACTTCGTCAAGGCGGCGTCCCAGATGGGCTTCCGCTACGACACCAGTGGCGTCAACGACCAGATCTGGCCCAAGAAGGACCACGGCCTGTGGGACCTGTCGATGCAGCTCGTCCCGGTCCCGGGCCGCGCGTTCCAGACGCTCTCCATGGACTACAACTTCCTGGTCAACCAGTCCGGTACGACCAAGGGCGACCCGTCCATGCACGAGTTCTGGGGCAACCAGATGCGTGACGGCCTGGTGCAGGCCTTCAACCGCTCGTACCACGGCAACCGGGCGCCGCTGATCATCGGCAACCATTTCGAGTCCTGGAACGGCGGCACGTACATGCGCGCCATCGAGGAGACCATCGCCACGGTCTGCGTCCAGAAGGACGTGAAGTGCGTGTCCTTCCGGCAGCTCGCGGACTGGCTGGACGCCCAGGACCCGGCGGTGATCGAGAAGATGCGGACCCTGAAGGTCGGCGAGGCCCCGCAGGACGGCTGGGCGGCCTTCCTGGCCCCCCAGCCGGCGGCGGCCCCCGCGCAACCCGACGTCACACAGGCCGAGCGCCCCTGAGCCCCTCGCACCGCCCTCGCACCCTCGGCGCCTTGCGGGCTTCGGTGTGCTGCGCCGGCCTTCGGCCGTCGGTCGTGGGCGCCGTCAGCTGGGCTGGGGGACGGCGAGCGCCTCGCCGAGCACGAAGCCGGGGTCGACCTGCGCAGCCAGGTCCGCCCCGGGCCCCTCTTCCTTCTGCGCCCCTCGCACCGCGCGGCGCCGGGGGCGCCTTGCGGGCTTCGGTGTGCTGCGCCGGCCTTCGGCCGTCGGTCGTGGGCGCCGTCAGCTGGGCTGGGGGACGGCGAGCGCCTCGCCGAGCACGAAGCCGGGGTCGACCTGCGCAGCCAGGTCCGCCCCGGTTTTGGCGTTGCCCCAGCTCTCCGCGTTCCGCAGGTGGAAGTGGACCATCTGGCGCGTGTACCGCTCCCAGTCGCGGTGGGCGTACGAGTCGTCCGCCGCGTCCTGCAGGGCCTGCAGCGCCATCCGGTTGTCCGCCTCCAGGAGCTCGAAGCGGGCCGGGCGGCCCTTCTCCATCGCGCGGACCCAGTCCGAGTGGCCCACCGTCACCAGCAGGTCGTCCCCGATCTCGGCGCGCAGGAAGTCCATGTCGTCCCGGCCCTGCACCTTGTTGCCGACGACCTTGAGCGCGACGCCGAAGTCCCGCGCGTACTCCTTGTACTGGCGGTAGACCGAGACGCCCTTGCGGGTCGGCTCGGCGACCAGGAAGGTCATGTCGAAGCGGGTGAACATCCCGGAGGCGAAGGAGTCCGAGCCCGCCGTCATGTCGACGACGACGTACTCGTCCTCCCCGTCGACCAGGTGGTTCAGGCACAGCTCCACCGCCCCGACCTTGGAGTGATAGCAGGCCACCCCCAGATCCGACTCGGTGAACGGACCCGTCGCCATCAGCCGGATGTCGCCGTCGTCGAGGCGCACGGTCCGCGCGCACGCCTCGTACACCGGGTTGTCCTCGCGGACCCGCAGAAGCCGCGAACCCTCCCCGGGCGGGGTCGTCTTGATCATCGTGTCGGCCGAGGCGATCCTCGGATTGGAGCCCCGCAGGTACTCCTTGATCAGCGGCAGATGCGCGCCCATCGCGGGCAGCGCCGCCGCCTCGGTCTCGTCCAGGCCGAGCGCGGCCCCGAGATGCTGGTTGATGTCGGCGTCCACCGCGATGACAGAGGCCTCGTTGGCGGCGAGATGGCGGATGAAGAGGGAGGACAGCGTCGTCTTCCCGCTGCCGCCCTTCCCTACGAAAGCGATCTTCATGTTCACGTAGGGTAGTGGCACATGCGCTGCCCGTGGTCAAGGTGCGTGAAGAAGACCACTCCAAGGTGGGGTCCTGGCCCGGGGCGCGTAGCCTCCCTACTTATGAGTACGCACGCCTCTGACCCCCTGGCCGCCCTCGGCTCCCTGCCGGGCGTCGCCGAATCGGTGGACTCCGTACGCAAGGCCGTCGACCGGGTCTACGGGCACCGCGTGATGCGGCGCCGCAGCAACGAGATCACCTCCGAGGCCGCCCTGCGCGGAGCGCGTGCCTCGGCCGCGCTCTCCGGCGCCGACTGGGCCCTTGAGGAGGTCCGCCGCCGCACCGACTTCGGCGGGGACGCCGAGGCACGCACGGTGGGCGCGGCCCTGAGGCTGGGCGCCGAGGCCGGCCAGCTGCTCTCCATCTGGCGCCAGTCGCCCCTGCGGGTGCTCGCCCGGCTCCATCTGGTGGCCGCGGGTGACTCGGCCGACTTCGGCGACTCGGTCGGCAGGCCGCGCCAGGCCGGCGAGGCGGTCGACGAGCCGCTGATCGAGGCGCCGCTGCCGGACCCGGCGGAGGTCGCGGGGCGGCTCGACGGGCTCTCGGAGCTGATCATCGCGGGTGGTACGGCTCCGGCGCTCGTGACGGCCGCCGTGGTGCACGGCGAACTCCTCGCGCTGCGCCCCTTCACCTCGTACAACGGGCTGATCGCGCGGGCTGCCGAGCGGATCGTGCTGATCGGCAGCGGCCTCGACCCCAAGTCGATCTGCCCGGCCGAGGTCGGCCATGCGGAGCAGGGGCGTGCCGCGTACGTCGCGGCGTTCGAGGCATATCTGTCGGGGACCCCGGAGGGCATGGCCGCCTGGATCGCCCACTGCGGGCGGGCGGTCGTGCTGGGCGTCCGGGAGTCGACGGCGGTCTGCGAGGCGCTCCAGCGCGGCGCCGCTTGATCGATCCCCTGCGCAAAGGGTTGCGGCGGTACCGATTGGTACCGCCGCTGGCACGTCCGCCGAGTTACCAAGCGTCCTCGATATGTGCCCATCAGGCGGGGATTCTTTGCCCGTCGCCTGGTGCGGCTGGCCCGTAATCGACGGGTCGACGTCGCGTGGGTGCTCAGTTTCTGTGCATGGTCCGTGGGGCCTTCTTGCTCAACAGGTGATCCTCTCGGATGTCCTAGGTCTCGCGGGCCTGATTCCTTTCTACTCCTGTCGGATGGGATGCGAAAGTCCTGGTTCCGCTTCTTTGCTTTCGCATCAAATCCGGGCAAAGCGATCGGCGAGAGCGGTGCGACGCCGACGGTTGGCGTACCAGACGAGTCCGGCGGTCGCCGCTGCCGCGCCCACCGCGGCCGCGGCCACGAGAGCGGGGCGCGGCGGCATCCGGAACTCCGGCAGCCGCTGCTTGAGCCGCACCGGCTTCTCGAAGACCAGGATCGGCCAGTCCCGTGCGGTGGCCTCGCGGCGGAGCGTCCGGTCGGGATTGACCGCGTAGGGGTGGCCCACGGCCTCCAGCATCGGCACGTCGGTCGCCGAGTCGCTGTACGCGTAACAGCGCGAGAGGTCGTAGCCCTCCGACTCCGCGAGCTCCCGGACCGCCTCCGCCTTGGTGGGCCCATAGGCGTAGTACTCCACCTCTCCGGTGAAGCAGCCGTCGTCGCCGACGACCATCCGGGTCGCGACGACCCGGTCGGCGCCGAGCATCTCGCCGATCGGCTCCACCACCTCGGCGCCCGAGGTGGAGACGATCACGACATCGCGGCCGGCGGCGTGGTGCTCCTCGATGAGGGAGGCAGCCTCGTCGTAGATGATCGGGTCGATCAGATCGTGCAGAGTCTCGGCGACAAGCTCCTTGACCTGCGAGACGTTCCAGCCTTTGCAGAGCGCGGAAAGATATTCGCGCATCCGCTCCATCTGATCGTGGTCGGCGCCGCCCACGAGGAAGACGAACTGGATGTAGGCCGTCCGCAGGACGGCACGGCGGTTGATCAGTCCGCCTTGGTAGAAGGACTTGCTGAAGGTCAGCGTCGACGACTTCGCAATGACCGTCTTGTCCAGGTCAAAGAAGGCGGCTGTGCGCGGCAACGAGTGGTTTTTCACGAGCCGAGCATAGGTGCCCGCCATTCGGCGTACGCTGGCGCGTGTGGGTTTGCCTGAGAAGGCTCTCGGGTACACCATGGAAGTCACGGATCGTTCGCGACCGTGCTAACCCGGTCCGGCTCCTCCCCCCCCGAGTCGGCCGGAGAGACGACCCCCGCTCTCCCCCCCGGCGGGGGTCGTCGCATGTCCGGACGCCTTTTCGTCCGCCGGATCCTCATGTGTCCCCCTCTCGTCGGCCGTGTGGCCGCGGCTGCGTGATGCCCCTGTTTCGTCACTCAGCGTAGTGGATGGAGTGCTCTCCGGACATCCCCGGTATGGGGCACGGGGATATTCACAACCGGTGAGTTATCCACAGTTTTTGAGCAAGATCCACACGATTTCCGAGATGGCGGCACGGTGATTCCGCCGCGAACTCCGCGGACGGAAGGAATCACCGATCTCGGCCGCGCGACGGGCGCGGGCGGGATCACGTGGACAGGGGGCGTGTGCTGTGGCGGGAACCATGACTTTCAGAACTCCGGCGGCGTTGAGGGCCTCGGGGGCGGAGACGGCCGGTGCCGGACGCCGGGCCGGACCGCTGATCGTGACCGAGGACCTCGCGCTCCTCGACGACCTGCTGCGGCTGTGCGCCGCTGCGGGCGCCGAGCCCGAGGTGCACCACACGGTGCCGGAACGCCGCGCGAGCTGGGCCGACGCCCCGCTCGTCCTGGTCGGCGACGACGCCGCGGCCCGCTGCCGCGGGGCCGCGCGCAGGCAGGGGGTGATCCTCGTCGGCCGGGAATCTGGCGAGCTCGACGACCCCGGCGTGTGGCGGCGGGCCGTCGAGATCGGCGCCGACTGTGTGCTGCGGCTGCCGGACGCCGAGAGCTGGCTCGTCGACCGGATCGCCGACGCCGCCGAAGGCGCGGGCCGGCAGGCGCTGACCGTCGGTGTCATCGGCGGGCGGGGCGGCGCCGGCGCCTCGACGCTGGCCTGTGCCCTCGCGCTGGCCGCCGCCAGGACCGGCCGGCGCACCCTGCTCGTGGACGGCGACCCGCTCGGCGGTGGACTCGACGTCCTGCTGGGCGGCGAGCGGGCGGAGGGCAGGCGCTGGCCCGACTTCGCCGCCTCCAAGGGGCGGGTGGCCGGCGGCGCGCTCGAGGAGTCCCTGCCGTCGGTGCGCGGGCTGCGAGTGCTCAGCTGGGACCGGGGCGACTCGGTCCTCGTGCCGCCCGATGCCATGCGCGCGGTGCTCGCCGCGGCGCGCAGGCGCGGCGGGATCGTCGTCGTGGACCTGCCCCGCCGGGTCGACGGGGCGGTGACGGAGGCGCTGGCCCAGCTCGACCTCGGACTCCTCGTCGTCCCCGGCGAGTTGCGCGCCGTCGCCGCGGCCCAGCGGGTCGCCACCCTCGCGGGCACGGTGCTGCGCGATCTCCGCGCGGTGGTACGCGGCCCTTACGCACCCGGGCTCGACGAGCAGTGGGTCGCGGACGCACTGCGGCTGCCGCTCGCCGGTGAACTCCCGCATGATCCGGGCCTCGTGGCCGCTCTCGACACCGGTGCCCCGCCGGGCGGCGAGGCACGGGCGCCCCTGGGCCGGTTCTGCGCGCAGTTCTGGGAGCGTGCCCTGACCCCGGACGGGGCGTCGTGAACGCCGGGGTGCCCGCGGGTGGCGCGGGGCTTCTGGAGGCCGTACGGCAGCGGCTCGCGGAGAGCGGGGCCGAGCCGACACCGGCGAGGGTCGCCGCGGCGCTGCGGGCCCAGGGGCGGCTCCTGGGCGACGCGGAAGTCCTGGGCGCGGCCGAGGCGTTGCGCAGCGAGCTGATCGGCACCGGGCCGCTGGAACCGCTGCTCGCCGATCCCGCGGTCACCGACGTGCTGGTCTCGGCGCCCGACGAGGTCTGGGTCGACCGCGGCGCCGGTCTCGAACGCACCGGGGTCCGCTTCCCGGACGCGCCCGCCGTGCGCCGCCTCGCGCAGCGGCTCGCGGCGGTGGCCGGCAGGCGGCTGGACGACGCCCGGCCCTGGGTGGACGCCCGACTGCCGGACGGGACCCGGATGCATGCCGTACTGCCGCCCGTGGCGGTCGGCTCGACCTGTCTGTCGCTGCGGGTGGTGCGGCCACGCGCCTTCTCCGTGGGGGAGTTGACCGCGGCGGGCACGGTCCCGCCGGGCGGGGAGCGGATCCTGCGTGCGCTGATCGAGGCCCGGGTCTCGTATCTGATCAGCGGCGGTACGGGTTCGGGGAAGACGACGCTGCTGTCCACCCTGCTCGGTCTGGTCGGCGAGCGCGAGCGGATCGTCCTGGCCGAGGACTCGGCCGAGCTGCGGCCCGACCATCCGCATGTGGTGCGCCTGGAGGCGCGGCCGGCGAACCAGGAGGGCGCGGGTCTCGTGACGCTGCGGGACCTGGTCCGCCAGGCGCTGCGGATGCGGCCGGACCGGCTCGTGGTCGGCGAGGTCCGGGGAGGGGAGGCGGTCGATCTCCTCGCAGCTCTCAATACGGGCCATGAGGGCGGCTCGGGAACGGTCCACGCGAACACGGCGGCGGATGTACCGGCCCGCCTCGAAGCCCTCGGGACGGCCGCGGGGCTCGACCGGGCGGCGCTGCACAGCCAGTTGGGGGCCGGGCTCTCGGCGGTGCTGCATCTCGTACGGGACCGGGCGGGCCGTCGTCGGATCGCCGAGATCCATGTCCTCGAACGGAACCGGGAGGGGCTGGTGGTGACCGTGCCCGCGCTGCGCTGGGGCGCGGACGGGTTCGAGCGGGAGCGGGGCTGGGAGCGGCTGCGGTCGCTGATCGGGGGTGTGTCGTGGTGAGGGAGCAGGCGCTGGCCCAGGGCGCGGCGGCCCTGTGCGCCGGGGCCGTGATGTGGCGGGTGGCCGAGCGGGAGCGGGGACTGCGCAGGGCCCGGGCGGTCGTGGCGGGTGCGGGGGTTCCGGGGGCTCCGGGGGACCTGGGGGCACCGGGGCGCGGGTGGCCGTCGGTGCGGGCACTGGGCGAGCGGTGGTGGGCCGTGGTGCGGGGGCGGCGTGCCTGGCTGTGTCTGCCGGTGGCGGTGGTGCTCGCGTTCCTCGGGGAGTCGCCGCTGCCGCTGGTGGCGGGGGTGCTCGCGGTGCCGTTGGTGGGGCGGAGGCTGCGGGCGGCCGGGCTTCGCAAGGAGCGGGAGGCGCGGGCCGACGCGGTCGTGGCCCTGTGCGGCGCGGTGGCCGGTGAGTTGAGAGCGGGCCGCCAGCCCGCGCAGGCACTGCTCTTCGCGGTCAGGACGACCGGGGCGCTGGGCCCTGGTGAGGAGGCGGAGGTGCTTGCGGCGGCCCGGTTCGGCGGGGACGTGGCCCAGGCGCTGCGGCGCGCGGCACGCCAGGACGGGGCCGACGGTCTGGCCGGTCTCGCCGCCTGCTGGCAGGTCGCGGTGGACGGAGGCGCGGGACTGGCCGCCGGGATCGACCGGCTGGAGGCCGCGCTGCGGGAGCACCGCGACCAGCGGGAGCGGCTGAGGGCCCAACTGGCCGGGGCCTGGGCGACGGTGACCGTCCTCGCGGTGCTCCCGGCGGTGGGGCTCGCCCTCGGGACGGCGCTGGGCGCACGGCCGCTGCACGTGCTGCTGCACACGCCGGTGGGCCTGGCGTGTCTGGCCGTCGGCGGGGTCCTGGAGGCGGCCGGGCTGTGGTGGGCCGCCCGGATCGTCCGAGGAGGGGAGCGGGCATGAGCGGACTGGCGGGCCCGGAAGGGCTCTTGGGGGAGTTCGTCCACAGGCTGGGGGTGGTGGGCGCGCTGGCCGGCTCGGCCGCCTGGGCGGTCTGGACCGTGGCTGCCGGGCGGCGCGAGCGGCGGACACGGAAGCGGATCGCGGCCCTGCTGGAGGCCGGGTTCGAGCGCGCCGGACAGCGCCGGAGGGTGTTTCCGCCCTGGCTGTGGAGCTGGGCCGGGCCGCTCACGGCGGCCGCCGTCGCCTGGGCCCTGATCGGCGGGGCGGTCGGCCTCCTGGCGGGGATCGCGGCAGGTTGGGGTGTGCGGCGGTGGAGCGCGCGCCGTGCCCCGGCGGCCGGCGACGAGGGGGAGGCCGTACGGCAGCTCCCGCTCGCGGCCGACCTGCTGGCGGCCTGCGCGTCGGCCGGGGCGGGGCCCGGTGAGGCCGCGGAGGCCGTGGGACGGTCCCTGGGCGGACCGGTCGGCGAGCGGCTGGCGCGGACGGCCGCGGAGCTGCGGCTGGGCGGCGAACCGGCCGAGGTGTGGCGGAGGTTCGGCGCGATACCCGGCGCCGAGGGCCTGGCCCGCTGCCTGGAACGGGCCGGCTCCTCCGGGGCGCCCGCCGCGGAGGCCGTCTCGAAACACGCGGCCGATCTGCGGGCGGACCGGGCGCGGAAGAACGCGGCCCGGGCACAGCGGGCGCAGGTGCTGATCACCGCGCCCGTGGGCCTCTGCTTCCTGCCCGCCTTCCTGGCGGTGGGGGTGGCCCCGGTCGTGATCGGCCTGGCGAGCGGGCTGCTGCGGCCATGACGGACATCGAACTCGACGACGACACATGGGGATGAGCATGAAGAGCGTGAGCACATGGTGGCGGGCCCGGTGGGACCGTGTCACCGCCCGGCGGGACGCGGGGATGACCACGTCCGAGTACGCGATGGGGACGATCGCGGCCGCGGCCTTCGCCGCCGTGCTGTACAAGATCGTGACCAGTGGTTCGGTCTCCGGCGCGCTGGAGTCCGTGATCGGCAAGGCGCTCGATGCGCCGTTCTGAGGACCGGGGCGCAGTGACCGTGGAGGCGGCGATGGCCCTGCCGGCCCTGGTGGTGTTCACCATGGCGCTGGTCTGGGCGCTCGCCGCGGCGGCGGCGCAGATCCAGTGCGTCGACGCGGCACGGGCCGGGGCGCGGGCGGCCGCCCGGTCGGAGCCGGTGGCCGGCGCCGAGGCCGCCGCCCGGGCCGCCGCGCCCGAGGGGGCCACGGTCTCCGTCACCCGTTCGGGCGAGCTGTGGCGGGTGACGGTGGAGGCGCCGGCGCCCGGGCCCGGCGGGATGGGGCTCACCCTGCGCGCCGGAGCGGCGGCGCTCGCCGAGGACGCGGTGGGGGTGGCGGCGCCATGAGCACGGGCAAGCCGGCCGGGGCGCGCGGCGACCGGGGGATGGCGACGGTGTGGACCGCGTTCGCGGCCTGCGTGCTGTGCGTGGTGTTCGGGGCGGTCCTCGCGCTGGGGCAGGCGGTGGCGGCCCGGCACCGGGCGGGCGGCGCGGCGGACCTGGCCGCGCTCGCCGCCGCCGACCGGGCCCTGTGGGGCGAGGAGACGGCCTGCGCGGCGGCGGCCCGCGTGGCGGACGCCCAGGGAGCCTCGGTGGTGCGGTGCTCGGTGCGGGGCGACGTCGCGGACGTGACCGCGGCGGTGCGCCTGGGGCCGTACGCGCCGGCGGTCAGGGCGCGGGCGGGGCCTCCGGAGGCTCTTCCGGGGCTTCCCGCAGCAGTTCCGTGAGGAGGCGGACGGCGCCGCGCTTGTGGAGCGGGTCGTTGCCGTTGCCGCACTTGGGGGACTGGATGCAGGAGGGGCAGCCCGCCTCGCACTCGCAGGAGGCGATCGCCTCGCGGGTGGCCGTGAGCCAGGCGCGGGCGGTGTGGAAGGCCCGCTCGGCGAAGCCGGCGCCGCCCGGATGCCCGTCGTAGACGAAGACGGTGGGCAGCAGGGTGTCGGGGTGGAGCGGGACGGAGACCCCGCCGATGTCCCAGCGGTCGCAGGTGGCGAAGAGCGGCAGCATGCCGATCGAGGCGTGTTCGGCGGCGTGCAGGGCGCCCCCGAGGATCTCCGGGTTGATCCGGGCGGCGTCCAGCTGGTCCTCGGTGACCGTCCACCAGACCGCCCGGGTGCGCAGGGTGCGGGGCGGCAGGTCGAGCTTGGTCTCGCCGAGCACCTCGCCGGTGATCAGACGACGGCGCAGGAAGGAGACGACCTGGTTGGTGACCTCGACGGAGCCGTAGCAGAGGCGGCCGGCTCCCCACGGGATCTCGGTGTCGGTGTCGAGGACGGAGATGGAGGTGGTGTCACGGGCGGTGGTGGAGTACGGCGGACTGGCCTCCTCGACCAGGGCCACGGAGTCCTTCAGATCGAGGGTCTTCACCAGATACGTGCGGCCCTGGTGGAGGTGGACGGCGCCCTCGTGGACGGCGGTGTGGGAGGCGGCCTCGTCGACCGTGCCGAGAAGGCGGCCGGTGCCGGCCTCCACGATCTGGACGGGGCTGCCGCCCCCGCCCCGGATGTCGGTCAGGTCGGCGGCCCGCTCGCGGCGCGTCCAGTACCAGCCGGTGGAGCGCTTGCGCAGGAGGCCGGCGGCTTCCAGCTGGGGCAGCAGTTCGGGGACAGCCGGGCCGAAGAGGGCCAGGTCGGCCTCGGTCAGCGGGAGCTCCGCGGCGGCGGCGCACAGATGGGGGGCGAGGACGTAGGGGTTGTCGGGGTCCAGGACGGTCGACTCGACCGGCTGCCGGAAGAGCGCCTCGGGGTGGTGGACGAGGAAGGTGTCCAGCGGGTCGTCGCGGGCCACCAGGATCGCCAGGGCGCCCTCGCCCGAGCGGCCCGCCCGGCCCGCCTGCTGCCACAAGGAGGCGCGCGTGCCCGGGTAGCCGGCGATCACGACGGCGTCGAGGCCCGAGACGTCCACGCCCAGCTCCAGGGCGGTCGTGGCGGCCAGACCGAGCAGCTCGCCCGAGTGCAGGGCGCGCTCCAGGGCGCGGCGCTCCTCGGGCAGGTAGCCGCCCCGGTAGGCGGCGACCCGGCGCGCCAGGGAGCGGTCGACCTCGGCGAGGCGTTCCTGGGCGATGACCGAGATCAGCTCGGCGCCGCGCCGGGAGCGGACGAAGGCGACCGACCGGACGCCCTGGAGGGTCAGGTCGGTCAGCAGGTCGGCGGTCTCGGCGGTCGCCGTGCGGCGCACCGGGGCGCCCTGCTCGCCGTGGAGCTCGGTCAGCGGCGGCTCCCAGAGGGCGAAGACCAGCTCGCCGCGCGGTGAGGCGTCGTCGGAGACCTCCGCGACCGGCAGGCCGGTCAGGCGGCCGGCGGAGAGGGCGGGCTCGGCGGAGGTGGCCGAGGCGAGCAGGAAGACGGGATCCGCGCCGTACCGGGCGCAGACGCGGCGCAGCCGGCGCAGCACCTGGGCGACGTGGGAGCCGAAGACGCCCCGGTAGGTGTGGCACTCGTCGATCACGACGAAGCGCAGGGAGCGCAGGAAGGAGGACCACCTGGGGTGGGAGGGGAGTATGCCCCGGTGCAGCATGTCGGGGTTGGTCAGCACGTAGTTCGCGTACTGGCGGACCCATTCGCGTTCCTCGACGGGCGTGTCGCCGTCGTAGACGGCGGGCCGGATCCGGTTGCCGAGCGGGGCGGCCAGCTCGCGCACGGCACGGCGCTGGTCGGCGGCGAGGGCCTTGGTGGGGGCGAGGTACAGGGCGGTGGCGCCCCGCCCGTTGGCGGCCTCCGAGCCGTCCAGGAGCGTGGTCAGGACCGGGGCGAGATAGGCCAGCGACTTGCCCGAGGCGGTGCCGGTCGCGATCACCACGGATTCGCCGTCCAGGGCGTGCTCGGCGGCCTCGGCCTGGTGGGCCCAGGGGTGCTCGATGCCCGCCGCCTGGATCGCGCTGATGACCTCCGGCCGGATGCGATGCGGCCAGACGGCATGCCGGCCCTCTCGGGCGGGCAAGTGCTCCGTATGAGTGATGCGCGCGGCCCGGCTCTCGCCCGAGGAGAGCCGGTCGAGGACCATGCCGGGGGAGGGGCGACTGCCCGTGTCCCCGGCAGGCCGACTGGGGCGGTGATTCTTGGCCATCGGCACCGAGTGTGTCACTGGCGTGACGGACAATGCTCCCAAGGCGTCGTGCATGGCTGCTGGTAAGTGATTGAATGCCATCGCGGCTGGCGATCCGTCCCCCGACTCCGCCGGGGAGAAACGAGGGGCGACCGCTCGATAGCAAGGTGCTGGAGGATCCGTGGACCTGTCCCTGTCGACTCGCAATGTGTCCGGCCCGAGTGGCGACCGTACGGTCGTCGAGGTCGGTGGCGAGATTGATGTGTATACCGCGCCCAAGCTGCGCGAGCAGTTGGTCGAGTTGGTGAACGACGGCAGCTACCACCTGGTTGTCGACATGGAGGGCGTGGACTTCCTCGACTCGACCGGCCTCGGCGTGCTGGTGGGCGGCCTGAAGCGCGTGCGCGCGCATGAGGGCTCGCTGCGCCTGGTCTGCAACCAGGAGCGCATTCTCAAGATCTTCCGGATCACTGGTCTGACCAAGGTGTTCCCCATCCACACCACGGTCGACGAGGCCGTCAACGCCACCGACTGACGGCCGGCCGGCGTCGGAAGAAGCAGTGGAGTGCCGGGCCGACACGCCCGGTCCTCCGAGTTGCCCGCCCATACGTTCCTAGGGGGACCGCATGGCCACCGTTGAACTCCGCTTCAGCGCCCAGCCCGAGCACGTCCGCACGGCTCGCCTCGTGGCGGCCGCGGTGGCGCGCAGGGCCGGGGTCGACGAGGCGGTCCTCGACGAGGTCAGGCTCGCCGTCGGCGAGGCGTGCTCCCGTGCGGTCGGGCTGCACCGCAGCAACGGTGTCACCACCCCCGTCCGGGTCGTGCTGACCGAGGAGGAGAAGACCTTCTCCATCGAGGTCGGCGACGAGGTGCCGGGCGCGGGGGTGGCGGCGGCCGATGCCGCCGGTGTTCCCGGCGCGCGGGGCGAGGCTCCGGCCGAGGAGTTCGACGACGCCGACGGTGAGGACGAGATGGGCCTCGCGGTGATCCGCGGGCTCGTCGACGACGTCGAGGTGAGAGCCGGCG harbors:
- a CDS encoding TadE family type IV pilus minor pilin, which codes for MRRSEDRGAVTVEAAMALPALVVFTMALVWALAAAAAQIQCVDAARAGARAAARSEPVAGAEAAARAAAPEGATVSVTRSGELWRVTVEAPAPGPGGMGLTLRAGAAALAEDAVGVAAP
- a CDS encoding STAS domain-containing protein, with product MDLSLSTRNVSGPSGDRTVVEVGGEIDVYTAPKLREQLVELVNDGSYHLVVDMEGVDFLDSTGLGVLVGGLKRVRAHEGSLRLVCNQERILKIFRITGLTKVFPIHTTVDEAVNATD
- a CDS encoding DUF4244 domain-containing protein, with the protein product MKSVSTWWRARWDRVTARRDAGMTTSEYAMGTIAAAAFAAVLYKIVTSGSVSGALESVIGKALDAPF
- a CDS encoding Rv3654c family TadE-like protein yields the protein MSTGKPAGARGDRGMATVWTAFAACVLCVVFGAVLALGQAVAARHRAGGAADLAALAAADRALWGEETACAAAARVADAQGASVVRCSVRGDVADVTAAVRLGPYAPAVRARAGPPEALPGLPAAVP
- a CDS encoding DEAD/DEAH box helicase; amino-acid sequence: MAFNHLPAAMHDALGALSVTPVTHSVPMAKNHRPSRPAGDTGSRPSPGMVLDRLSSGESRAARITHTEHLPAREGRHAVWPHRIRPEVISAIQAAGIEHPWAHQAEAAEHALDGESVVIATGTASGKSLAYLAPVLTTLLDGSEAANGRGATALYLAPTKALAADQRRAVRELAAPLGNRIRPAVYDGDTPVEEREWVRQYANYVLTNPDMLHRGILPSHPRWSSFLRSLRFVVIDECHTYRGVFGSHVAQVLRRLRRVCARYGADPVFLLASATSAEPALSAGRLTGLPVAEVSDDASPRGELVFALWEPPLTELHGEQGAPVRRTATAETADLLTDLTLQGVRSVAFVRSRRGAELISVIAQERLAEVDRSLARRVAAYRGGYLPEERRALERALHSGELLGLAATTALELGVDVSGLDAVVIAGYPGTRASLWQQAGRAGRSGEGALAILVARDDPLDTFLVHHPEALFRQPVESTVLDPDNPYVLAPHLCAAAAELPLTEADLALFGPAVPELLPQLEAAGLLRKRSTGWYWTRRERAADLTDIRGGGGSPVQIVEAGTGRLLGTVDEAASHTAVHEGAVHLHQGRTYLVKTLDLKDSVALVEEASPPYSTTARDTTSISVLDTDTEIPWGAGRLCYGSVEVTNQVVSFLRRRLITGEVLGETKLDLPPRTLRTRAVWWTVTEDQLDAARINPEILGGALHAAEHASIGMLPLFATCDRWDIGGVSVPLHPDTLLPTVFVYDGHPGGAGFAERAFHTARAWLTATREAIASCECEAGCPSCIQSPKCGNGNDPLHKRGAVRLLTELLREAPEEPPEAPPAP
- a CDS encoding ATP-binding protein, whose translation is MATVELRFSAQPEHVRTARLVAAAVARRAGVDEAVLDEVRLAVGEACSRAVGLHRSNGVTTPVRVVLTEEEKTFSIEVGDEVPGAGVAAADAAGVPGARGEAPAEEFDDADGEDEMGLAVIRGLVDDVEVRAGEEGGVIRMSWPTTPVIELP